The following are encoded together in the Drosophila takahashii strain IR98-3 E-12201 chromosome X, DtakHiC1v2, whole genome shotgun sequence genome:
- the LOC108068069 gene encoding ryncolin-2 yields MALEALVTALACLSTTTNATSNLPGKHFSVIMRNSAEPFLLSENGTASCPVSTLGGLALRIQFMTNELQSLKSELNELQGLIEEYKNQGTGVPIATRLLRPLPPSVQTFPLALATPTDDTPRNCHDEKHGQVRIRIAPDVEPFFASCDQKVRGGGWMVIAYRYDGSEDFNKDWQNYKSGFGALNGEFFIGLDKLHRLTNSEHHELLIVMRNKNREERFALYDHFSIGSESEKYLLYVLGAYKGDAGDSLRYHAGKKFTTFDQDNDDNGQNCARTHAGAWWYGRECFESNLFGTFQSKYGQEIGYFKGILWKTFLPGPTGSLSYVRMLIRPLKKS; encoded by the exons ATGGCGCTGGAGGCGCTCGTCACGGCTTTGGCCTGCCTCAGCACCACCACAAATGCCACGAGCAACTTGCCAGGAAAACACTTTTCCGTGATAATGAGAAACTCGGCGGAGCCTTTTCTTCTCTCTGAAAAT gGCACTGCCAGCTGTCCTGTTAGCACTTTGGGTGGCCTAGCACTTCG CATACAATTCATGACGAATGAGCTGCAATCTCTTAAAAGTGAACTCAATGAACTGCAGGGACTTATAGAGGAATATAAAAATCAGGGCACTGGAGTGCCCATTGCAACCAGATT GCTCCGCCCATTGCCGCCCAGTGTCCAGACCTTTCCCCTGGccctggccacgcccaccgatGATACGCCCAGGAATTGCCATGACGAGAAGCACGGGCAGGTGAGGATCCGGATTGCACCCGATGTGGAACCCTTCTTCGCGAGCTGCGACCAGAAGGTGAGGGGCGGCGGCTGGATGGTGATCGCCTATCGGTACGACGGCAGCGAGGACTTCAACAAGGACTGGCAGAACTACAAGTCGGGCTTTGGGGCCCTTAACGGGGAGTTCTTCATCGGCCTGGACAAGTTGCACCGCCTGACGAACAGCGAGCACCACGAGCTGCTCATCGTGATGCGAAATAAGAATCGGGAGGAGCGCTTCGCCCTGTACGATCACTTCAGTATTGGCAGCGAGTCGGAGAAGTATCTTCTGTATGTCCTGGGCGCCTACAAGGGCGATGCGGGCGATTCGCTGCGCTATCATGCGGGCAAGAAGTTCACCACCTTCGATCAGGACAACGATGATAATGGCCAGAACTGCGCCAGGACTCACGCGGGTGCCTGGTGGTACGGAAGGGAGTGCTTCGAGAG caacCTCTTTGGCACCTTCCAGTCGAAGTACGGCCAGGAGATTGGCTACTTCAAGGGCATCCTGTGGAAGACCTTCCTGCCAGGACCCACCGGCTCCCTCAGCTACGTCCGCATGCTCATCCGGCCGCTCAAGAAGTCGTAG
- the LOC123003405 gene encoding uncharacterized protein: MSQMLQLDALVMAMACLSTTQTDLGGGLMVPPSLENASSQSCPVSSLSGLTTRMQSLSREIDSVKEQIGSLQEQLVDLRRTGSPPVVALGSPNVLASRLWV, from the exons ATGTCGCAGATGCTCCAGCTGGACGCCTTGGTCATGGCCATGGCCTGTCTGTCCACCACGCAAACAGATCTGGGCGGAGGTCTGATGGTGCCGCCCTCCTTGGAAAATGCG AGCTCCCAGAGTTGTCCCGTTTCGTCCTTGAGTGGCCTGACCACCCGGATGCAGTCGCTGAGCAGGGAGATAGACAGTGTAAAGGAGCAAATCGGAAGTCTGCAGGAGCAGCTGGTGGATCTGCGGAGAACGGGAAGTCCCCCGGTGGTGGCACTCGGTTCGCCCAATGTTCTGGCCTCTCGATTGTgggtgtaa
- the LOC108068070 gene encoding fibrinogen-like protein A, producing the protein IRTPRSLDIEPQLLGTGGAVPGSAGTPENCLKQQHGVVRIRPRANVEPFFVFCDQKVRNGGWTMVVNRYDGSEDFNRKWADYQIGFGPLTTEFFIGLDKLHQITSSDNYELLVQLQNRKQELRYAVYDHFSIGSESEQYRLNVLGKYQGDAADALRQHTGKKFSTHDRDNDESEANCAAQQSGAFWYGSSCNLSNPFGLYQRLLERDVDGFKGILWRGFLDGPKGSLKIVRMLVRPRAVS; encoded by the exons ATTCGTACCCCCCGCAGCTTGGATATTGAGCCACAACTGCTGGGCACTGGTGGCGCAGTTCCTGGATCCGCCGGGACTCCCGAAAACTGCCTCAAACAGCAGCACGGGGTGGTGCGAATCCGACCGCGTGCGAATGTCGAGCCCTTCTTCGTTTTCTGCGATCAGAAAGTGAGGAACGGCGGTTGGACCATGGTGGTAAATCGCTATGACGGCAGCGAGGACTTCAATCGCAAGTGGGCCGACTATCAAATAGGCTTCGGCCCTCTGACCACCGAGTTCTTTATCGGATTGGACAAGCTACATCAGATAACCAGTAGCGATAACTACGAGCTGCTGGTGCAGCTGCAGAACAGGAAACAGGAACTGCGCTATGCCGTCTACGATCACTTCAGCATCGGCAGTGAGTCGGAGCAGTATCGCCTGAATGTCCTGGGAAAATACCAGGGCGATGCCGCCGATGCACTGCGTCAGCACACGGGCAAGAAGTTCAGCACCCACGATCGGGATAATGACGAAAGCGAGGCGAATTGTGCGGCCCAGCAGTCGGGGGCCTTTTGGTATGGCAGTTCCTGCAATCTCAG CAACCCCTTTGGACTCTATCAACGCCTCCTAGAGCGAGATGTCGATGGCTTCAAAGGCATCTTGTGGCGCGGTTTCCTCGACGGACCCAAAGGCTCTCTGAAAATTGTTCGCATGCTGGTTCGTCCGCGGGCTGTTTCATAA
- the LOC108068071 gene encoding uncharacterized protein isoform X2: MQFTRSRLLLSMAVLSALLSLSLGLPAPQQINSELEANFQDTSDPDLNPINAETKRRRRAGGKDLSDAAEIMSDASLELPSELLNKSLLTVTNISKSLSRLILNSARRYSRFVLFFKPVFGDALVVKGSEDPTTTTTVRTTTTTEETDKLNEV, encoded by the exons atgcagTTCACCAGGAGCCGTTTGTTATTATCGATGGCCGTGCTATCGGCACTGCTATCGTTATCGCTGGGCCTGCCCGCTCCCCAGCAAATCAACTCTGAACTGGAGGCCAACTTCCAGGATACCAGCGATCCCGACTTGAATCCCATCAATgcagag ACCAAGAGGCGTCGTCGGGCGGGGGGCAAAGATCTGAGCGATGCCGCCGAAATCATGAGCGACGCCTCCCTGGAACTGCCCTCCGAGCTGCTCAACAAGTCCCTGCTGACGGTCACCAATATCTCCAAGTCGCTATCCCGACTGATCCTG AACTCCGCTCGTCGCTACTCCCGCTTCGTGCTCTTCTTCAAGCCAGTTTTCGGAGATGCCCTGGTGGTCAAGGGTTCCGAGGATCCCACCACAACCACAACTGTGCGCACCACCACAACCACCGAAGAGACTGACAAGCTCAACGAAGTCTAa
- the LOC108068071 gene encoding uncharacterized protein isoform X1, whose protein sequence is MQFTRSRLLLSMAVLSALLSLSLGLPAPQQINSELEANFQDTSDPDLNPINAEEVLGVQERNKRKLPDATFEAKNAVLGFVFGKIDNFLDTKTRVIEQLDRSNIEKNKQWDIKSPVPIKDFQTLITAVVSPKIRSIGNIANDLTTGVLTTITAFSGSSSGGGNANAGLGNVVSKFLGFSGPILQGSSGGVNGIAGVTSPAPDSDEAGY, encoded by the exons atgcagTTCACCAGGAGCCGTTTGTTATTATCGATGGCCGTGCTATCGGCACTGCTATCGTTATCGCTGGGCCTGCCCGCTCCCCAGCAAATCAACTCTGAACTGGAGGCCAACTTCCAGGATACCAGCGATCCCGACTTGAATCCCATCAATgcagag GAGGTGTTAGGTGTCCAGGAGCGCAACAAAAGAAAACTGCCCGATGCCACATTCGAGGCTAAGAATGCGGTGCTTGGCTTTGTCTTTGGT aaaatcGACAACTTCCTGGACACTAAGACCCGGGTGATTGAGCAGCTGGACCGTTCGAATATCGAGAAGAACAAGCAGTGGGACATCAAGTCGCCGGTGCCCATCAAGGACTTCCAGACCCTCATCACCGCCGTCGTCTCGCCGAAGATCCGTTCGATTGGCAACATTGCTAATGACCTGACCACCGGTGTGCTGACCACCATCACCGCCTTCAGCGGCTCCTCTTCAGGCGGCGGCAATGCGAATGCCGGGCTGGGAAATGTGGTATCCAAGTTCCTCGGCTTCTCGGGACCCATCCTGCAGGGATCCTCCGGCGGCGTCAATGGCATTGCCGGCGTGACGTCACCTGCTCCCGATTCCGATGAGGCGGGCTACTAG